TTAATTCTTGTTGGAAAGATACTAATTTTTCCTGATGTTCTTTTTGTCTTTGGGTAATTTCTGCTAAATCGGTTTGTTTTTGAGGATATTTGGCTTGAGCTTGCTGTAATTGTTGATACAATAACTCCCATTGGTCAGCTTTGTCTATAGCTTCGACTATTTGATTATATTCAACGGGATTATAGTTTAATTCTGTAACTTTTGTTAGTAATTCTTCTAATTGTTGCTGCAATGGTGAATCAATAACTAAAGTATTTATCTCTCTTTCTATTGCTGCTAATTGTGCTAATATTTGAGGTCTTAATTGTTCTATTTCTTGTTGTTTCTTTTGTGCTCTTTCAATGTCTGCTTGTTTTTTTTCTACCCAGCCCAATCCTCGTTCTTTTTCCCTGATTAAACTATGGGTTTTCTCGTCATAATTTAGTTTGGCTAATTGTTGTTCTATTTCTGTTAATTCTACAAACAACGATTCCCCATAGGTTTTATCTTCTAGGGATTGTTCAATTAGTTCTATTTTAGTTAATACTTGCTTTCTTTCTTGATAACGTTTATTTTGAATGTCTAATTCATTTTCTAGTTGATAATATTTTTGTTCTAAGGAACTCGACTCAATTAAGTCTTGTTCAAGAGTAGTTAATTCTTTATTGAAATTATCTCTTTCTCTTTGTGATTGGACGATTTGTTCTTGAATTGACCAATATTCTGTTTCTATTTTCTCTGTTTCTTGTGCTGTTTTGTTGATAACTTGATGAAGATGATGTTCTCCTAAATTTTGTTCACAGAGAGGACAAATAGCTTCGCTGTGTTGGAGAGAATCTTGTTTTTGACTAAGTTTTTCTAACTCTTTTTTTAAGGTTTCCTGACGTTCTTTTAATCTGACTTCTCGATTACTTTGTTCTTGAATTTTCTGTTTGATCCATTCTAAACGAGTCCGTTTTTTCTGGAGTATCTCTAATTGTTCTTCTATTTGCTCTAATTGGGCTAACTGTTGTGTTTTTTTAGCTAATTCCTCACTTAATTTAGTGACTGTTTGTTGTAACTGAGTTAAACTTGCTTCTAATTGGGCTTTTTCTCTTTCTATTTGGATCTGAAGATGATCTTTTCTTTGTTTTAAGGGGACAACTTCTTGTTGTAAATTATCTAATTCTCTCAATCGTTGACGATAATGTTGTAATTCTTGTACCTGTTGAGTGATTGAGTCTAGATTGCTGAGTATTTGTTTAATTTCTTGTTCTTCTTGATTCAGATTATCTAAGTTAGTTCGCAGTTTTTGTGCGTTTAATTCTAACTGATGACGTTGTTGTTGAATTTGTTGTTCAAGTTGTTGTTTTTGTTGTTGGAGACGTTGATGTTGTTGAGATTTATCTCTGAGATTGCGTTCTTGGGTTTTAAGGTTAAGTAATTCCTGATAGTTAGTAGTAATGGTTGATTCTTGTTGCAGGAGGTTTTCTAATTCTGTAAGTTGTTTAAGGGTATTTTGATATTCTTTAGTGAGGCGATCGCTTTGTTGCTGACTATCTCTGAAGACTTGTTGTTTAATTTTTAATTCGTCTAACAAACGTTGTCTGGTGTGTTTTTTTTCTTTCAGTAAGTCTAATTGCTGTTGAATTTGACTAATAGTTAATTGAGTTTCTTCTATCTCCGTGGTAATTGATTCTATTCTGTGTAAAATATCGGGTTTAGTAGCTATTTTTTGTTTTATTTGCTCTAATTCAGCTGCGATTCTCTCTCTCTCTTGTTTATATTGGTTGGCTTTGTTTTTAGCTTTTTCTTCTAATTCTTCGTATTGTTCTAATTTCAGGAGATTAGCTAATACTTCTTTACGTTTACCAGGTCTAAGTAACATAAACTCATCAGCTCGACCTTGACGTAGATAAGCAGAATTAATAAAAGTATCATAATCTAATTTAATATGTTTATTAATTTCCTCTTGACCTGCTGTTATACCTTTTTTAGTAATGGGGCTAAAACCTTTAGGTGTATAAATTTGGAATTGTAAATCACTCCGACTCCCTCGTTGACGAGTGCGAATAACTCGATAAGTATTTTCGGCAAAACTAAACTCAAAATCAACTCTAACCTCAGTCGCACCTGTATGAATCACATCATCGTTACTTCCTGCGCGGGTTTTACCCCAAATCGCCCAGGTAATCGCCTCCAATAGAGATGACTTACCCGCACCATTGACACCACAGATAC
This genomic window from Gloeocapsa sp. DLM2.Bin57 contains:
- a CDS encoding ATP-binding cassette family protein, which gives rise to MIPRQLTLKNFLSYQQATLDFRGLHTACICGVNGAGKSSLLEAITWAIWGKTRAGSNDDVIHTGATEVRVDFEFSFAENTYRVIRTRQRGSRSDLQFQIYTPKGFSPITKKGITAGQEEINKHIKLDYDTFINSAYLRQGRADEFMLLRPGKRKEVLANLLKLEQYEELEEKAKNKANQYKQERERIAAELEQIKQKIATKPDILHRIESITTEIEETQLTISQIQQQLDLLKEKKHTRQRLLDELKIKQQVFRDSQQQSDRLTKEYQNTLKQLTELENLLQQESTITTNYQELLNLKTQERNLRDKSQQHQRLQQQKQQLEQQIQQQRHQLELNAQKLRTNLDNLNQEEQEIKQILSNLDSITQQVQELQHYRQRLRELDNLQQEVVPLKQRKDHLQIQIEREKAQLEASLTQLQQTVTKLSEELAKKTQQLAQLEQIEEQLEILQKKRTRLEWIKQKIQEQSNREVRLKERQETLKKELEKLSQKQDSLQHSEAICPLCEQNLGEHHLHQVINKTAQETEKIETEYWSIQEQIVQSQRERDNFNKELTTLEQDLIESSSLEQKYYQLENELDIQNKRYQERKQVLTKIELIEQSLEDKTYGESLFVELTEIEQQLAKLNYDEKTHSLIREKERGLGWVEKKQADIERAQKKQQEIEQLRPQILAQLAAIEREINTLVIDSPLQQQLEELLTKVTELNYNPVEYNQIVEAIDKADQWELLYQQLQQAQAKYPQKQTDLAEITQRQKEHQEKLVSFQQELTDLQTQINAIEDTTEPINHLDKEKDNKHKHLNHFLTEKGSLTEKQNQITIAEQEQIEKREKLKTLQKQQRIYDELIIAFGKKGIQSLMIENIIPYLEAQTNQILAKLTSNQLHVEFVTQKTNRTSDKINETLDINIHDSRGKRPYETYSGGEAFRINFAIRLALSKLLTQRSGTSLQLLVIDEGFGTQDQDGCDRLIAAINAIASEFACILTVTHMQQFKEAFQNHIEVYKTSEGSRLSLSS